CGGCGGCGAAGGCCGTGGGGCGTGGCAGGTGCGGCCCACAGGTGCGCCGACCCCGCCCCTTAGGGTTGGTGCCCTCCGGGCGGGGCCACTTCCGGGTCGGTGGCCGGACGTGGGCGGGGGGTTGGGCGGCCGTTGACCCGGTGACCGCGGCGCCGCCGGAGGCTGGAGGTGCCGTGCGGCTCGCTCCCCGCCTCCCTTCAGGGGACATGGCCCCGCGCCCGCCCCGCgcccgccccgcgccccgccgCGCCCTCCGCCCGCCCGGGTCTGACGGAGCCGCGCAGCCATGAGCGCCAACCCCCAGTGGGACATCAGCAGGGCGCTGGGGGTGGCCAGGTTCTTCCATCTGGTGTGCGGGGTCCGGGATGCCTGCGTGACCCCGTTCCTGACCCTCTACCTGCGGCAGCTGGGCTTGGCCGCGCCCTGGGTGGGCATCCTAATGGGAACCAAGCACCTGATCGCAGCCTTCTGGGCTCCCTTCTGTGCCTTCCTGGCCAAAAGCTACCAGAAGCGGAGGGTGCTTCTGATAGGCTCGCTGCTCGGCTCGGTGGGAGCCAGCCTGTTGATGGTCCTGGTGCCGCCCTTGGACAGAGACCCAGGGTACCGCTCGTGTAATGGAAGCCACGGTGTGACCGCGACGGTCCCACCACCGGGGGTCGCACTCACTGTGAACGTCACCTCCGCCCCGGAGCCAGCTCCGAACTACCCAGCGCCCAGCCTCCCAGCCGAGAGGAGTACTGGGGTCGCCCCAGCCGATGGCTTCAGAGAAGGGCCTGGGGAAAGTGGCCAAGAACCTTCCAGTCGTCTGCCCAGCTCCTTTGTGGGCTCCATCCAAGGAACCAGGACCACATCCCGAGTTGTCCTCCATCCTATTACTTCAAGAGTGAAAGATACTCCCCAGGAAGGTGCTTTTAGGGTGGTCAGTCCTGCCCTCCCTTTGCTTGCTGGGGGTACGGCGTTGGCAAGTCCGGCCAACCAGTCGGCAGCCAAGGGGATGGCGGGGGCCCTCGACCTCTCCTTGGAAGGGTTGCGGTGGACTTTCATCCTCTCCCTGGGCTCCATGGTGTTCTGGGAGCTGCTGACATCCCCTCTGGAGCAGGTGGCAGATGACAGCCTTTATGAGTACCTGGATTTTGTGGACGCCACTGACCGCTACAGAAGCCTGTGGATCTGGAGGCTGCTGGGCATGTCGGCAGGCGTGTGTGGCATCTCAGCCTTGGTGGGGCAGCTGGACTGCTTCCTGATGACAAATAGCCCCCGGGGTGTAGTGCACTTCTACGGCTACTCACTGGTCAGCACCCTGGCTTTACTGGTGAGCATTGCCTTTCCCGTCCCCGTCTGCAGGCGGTGGGAGCCCAGCTACAAAATGGTCAAAGCCCTGTCTGTTGTAAGCGGTGACCCTCGCCTCATCACCCTCGCCCTCACTGTCTTCTTGATAGGAAGCGCCACCAGCAGCGTGCAGAACTTCCTGTTCTGGCACATGAAAGACCACGACAGCACCGAGCTGGTCATGGGCTTCTCAGTGGCCCTGGGCTTGCTGGCGGAAATTCTACTTCATCCTCTCAAAACTCCATTGCTTAGGAAGCTGTCCAGGGTGGGCACggtggggctagggctgggctgccTGGCGGGGCAGCTTCtgtatttctctttcctctggaGCTGGTGGTCTGTCCTCCCCGCTCAGATCTTGAGCGCCATCAGCCACGGGGCTCTGTGGTGGGCAGTCGGGGCCTCCATAGAGCATCTGGCCACTCCCGGAACAGAGAGACCTCTGAGTGCCATGTTCCGAGGCCACTTTTACGGGGTCGGGGCCAGCCTGGGCAGCTTCGTGGGGGGCTTCGTGGTGATGCGCTTCAGCTTAGCTGTGCTCTACCAGTCCTGCTGCGTGGTCCTGTTGCTCTGGCTGGCCTTGTTCCTGTCCATCCAGCCCAGACTGCCCCAAGAGCGGAAAATCAACTACTCTAAGCTGCTGGCCGTGGAGGCCAGTGACACGAGTGATTCTGAGCAGGGGACCGAACGGGACTGGCTTGTGAAGGCCATGAGGGACGAACACTCAGACTGGAGGGGCTGAGAGACAGTCAGGAAGCGCTGATCTGGGGAGGAGCCAAAGGGATGGACAGCACTTAGCCTGCTGAGGGCAAACCCCACGAGTCCTGCCAGGAGTGCAGGGAGCCTGGGGAGAGAGAAGCATGTCTGTGCCAAAAACCCCACGGGATCATCTCATCGCatgattttctttacttttgtagTAAGAGGAGATTTAACTTTTGGCTgttcagtctttttaaaataatggagcAGGAATACATTTgctaaaaaacaaagaatttccCTTTGTGGTCACTCTTTTTTGGCGTATGTGGTTTGCAAGAGCTGTGCCTGGTGCTGTTGATTTCAACCACGGCTGAACTGCTCAGGTGAAACTGACGGGGCTGGGAGGGCGATGGAACTGCAGGACTCAGTCGGCGGAGGGGGCAACAGGCTTCGGTGAGTCATGTACATTCCTGTGGATCTTAAGGCTTGAGCCCGAGCCTGTAAAAGCCATGCCATGGGCAGGTAAGCATGGCCATGAGAACTGAaactcttctctctgtctctctctctctccactgataTACAGGTGCCCACACTCACACCCAGGTACTTAAGTCTCCAATAAGAGAAAATGATGGGAAGCGTAATGTGTGTTTGGGGGGATAGGGGGTGGAGGTGAATAGGTTTTCATTCTTACTCTCAGATGTGTGCATCACCAAAATGGGATCCTTAGACTCGTCTTCCATACTTAGATGAGAGCAAGAGCCATTTCACGTCCTTTGGACTCCCATTTTGCAGGCTCCACCTCTCAAGAGCACATGGAGACTTTTTGCATCTGCTTCGTGAGGGTGCGGCAGCCTCCTTAGGGCTAGAATGCTAGTACCTGTGCCATTGGACCTCCCACAGCAAACCTATGAATAAATCAAAGTTGTTCACTGCATTTGACAAgcaagaaaacagagtctcagaaAAGTCACACATTGGGTCACTGTCGGAAACACCTCCAGAGCCTGATCTCCTTCCCGCAAATCTGGTGCATTTTCCGCTATGCCAGTAGTTCCCAAGGCTGGATTCAGACACCAGCCACAAATTCAGGGGTCCCCAGGGCCACCCtcacttctgaccaactggctacaaaTTTGGGGTTCCCACTTTCCCCCTCAGGTTCAGTAATTcactagaatggctcacagaacctATGAAAGTACTACACGAatgattacagttttattatagcCAAAAGAAGAGACACATAGAGTGAGGCCTGGAGGGTCCCTAACGTGAAGGGGCCATGTGCTCTCTCCACGGAGTCAGAATCCACCACCTCTGAGCCACGGATGTGTGCACATACACGGAGCATCGCCATCCCGGGAGACTCTCGCATTCGTGGTCTCCATTGCATCAGCACATGGTTCATTGAGTCATTGGTCTGAGACTCAATCTTCAGCCCCTGTCCCCTTCAGTCCCAACAGAAGTCAGGCTGTTGTCACATGGCTCAAAGCCCCAAACTTCTATTTAATCACGTGGTGGGTCTTTCTGGCACAGCAGTCCCCTTCCCAGTTATCTCATTAGCATTAGGGTCCCTCACTAGTTACTTCATTAACATAAACCAGGGGCCCTCCCAGAGTCACGCATTAGCATAAACACAGGTGTGGTCCAGAGAGACCCACCAAAAATAACAAAGACACTCTTAtaactcaggaaattccaaggatttagaGGCTGCCTTCCAGGAACCAGGGACAAGGGGCAGCCAGCAGGCccaacagaaaacacacacacacagaacaagaCAAGCTGAATGTCAAGTGAGAAGTTCAAACAGTGTTTCAGGAAGTGTGGGGCAGGCGTGATGGTTGAATGCTGGGAGAAAACCTCATGGAGATGATGAAATAGgcctgcatattgaaggaaggacCGGGTCACAAAGACTTAGACCTCAGAGGTGTGACTTTTACGCTAGTAACCAGCCACTAGATCAGTTCAGCATCATAAACTTAAAAGCAAATGAAATCCTTAGCTCGCAGCCTCGTGGCCATCAGAGATACTGAGTTCTGACACATCTTAGTTCCTGCTAAGAGGAAAGTAAATATTGGATTAGCCATTCACCTTTCTGCTCAGCCTTACTTAAAGCTTCATTTCCCAGGTGAGTTTGCAGAATACTTGATCCtagcagggatgggggtgggggcattAAGAAAGAATTCTGTGCCAAACAATTTAAGAAATTATGTAAATGATGTCACCTCTTAGAAACTTACAATACATATTAGCAATGAAAGACTCTGGAAAGCCCTATAGCCAACAAATTTGTTTAACTTTGTTGGCCCTGTAATTCCCCTGACATAACACGTATCACAACCTTCTTCCAGGTACACAAATCACTATCTTGCAGAACTAGTGTTCCCTAGAAGAGCCTTGGAAAACACCAATGTTGGTAGTTTTCTGTGTGACCTTTTCAACTCAGGGACAAATCTGGGCTCCCACACCCAGACTGGCAAGAATCGAGGATATCTGTGCTACAAGGCTATCTCATTAAGTCAGAGCATccactcattttacaggtgaagcaACTAAGGCTCAGAAGGTTAAAATTCAAAACCAGATCTGTTTGAGCCCATCTGCTCAAACTGTATGTTGAAACTGGCTCAGATAAGTGGAGAGGCTATTCTACAAGGGTAGCGGGTGATAACCAGGCAGGGGCATGGCGGGGACGAGACACTAAACTTGCTTGTGGATTTTGTATGAGGAGTTGTGGAAAATAGGCTGGAGACATGGGTTGGAGTCAGATTGTGGACACCCTCAATATCACCCTAAGGGAAAGGGAATTCACACAGGTTCAACCATGCCTGCCCCCTCTGTGCCTGACACCTGCACATGTCACGCTCATAATTCTCACCACACAAATGCTCATTTTACagcaggggaaactgaggctcagagaggttaaccgACTTAGCTGCTCAGGGTCATGACTACTGGATGGTGGAACATAGCTTGAACCCAGATCTGACCACTGCCAATCTCATGGACCTTCCTCTGAATATTCACGCTGCTTCTGGAAGTGAAGATTTTACCAGCCAGCTGAGAGGCACTGAAAGTTTAGACTCTCTCTTGCGGGTTGCACTGTGAACAATGGGTCTGGGTTGCGGGAGCTCCGTCAGGGCTGGGACGTCCGTTTTGGACAGACCATTGCAATTGTCTGGGCAGGAAGGGGGCTGCATCTCAGAAGCATGTGATGATCTAATGATGTGACAATGTATGTGCCACGGATagaattgtgtcccctccaaagtcatatgttgaagccctaactgccaatgtgatggtatttggagatagggactttgggaggtaattagggttaaatgaggtcatagggtggggccctaatccgaTGGgattggtgtctttataagaggaaAAGGAGACACCTGAGAGCTCtctatccctctccctctccctccctccctccatctctccctccctctttctttctctctctctctccctctctctccaccagTGCAagaagaaaggccatgtgaggacacatcgAGAAGGCCACTATctccaagccaggaagagaggcctcaccagaaatTGAATTCGCCAGCAATTTGACCacggacttctagcctccagaactgtgagaaaataaatgtctgtggtttaaaccacccagcccatggtattttattatggcagccggAGAAGACTAATGCAGTATGCAAGGGAGTTTCAGAGATGGAATCAACAATATAGCCCTTGGTTATTGATCGACTAATGATGTGGAGGCTAGGGAAGAAGGAGATATCAAGGATCACAGATGATTTTGCAATTTTGAACCCACGTGATGAGGGGAAAAGTCTGTAGAAATGGCAGAGTCCAGAATGACAGAAAACCAGTGCCTatatcataaaaaagaaagacaatacagaaaaaaaatgactccTAAGCCTGCTAGGTCCCTTCCACAATGGATGACTGTCACCGAGACCAGGGATATGGCTGTTCGGTGACACTTGTGATGCAGGGCAGAGCAGAAGACATTTCCAAAATCAGAGGACTTTTCCAGAGCAACGTTCAGGAAACCTGACTCTCTTTTCAAGTCTGGTTGGGAAATAGCTTGGAGACATGAGTTTGGCCTGGACTGCAGTTCCTCTGGATCCTGGGAGCCTGTGATCTGTGATGGGAGGGTGATGTGGTGAGGTATCTTCTGTTACAGAAGTGAAGCTTAAGATGTGACCCCTTGGGCAAACCACTTACCCTTCCAAGGTCTCACCTTCCAAGTCTGAAAAACAAGGGCCTTGGCCTCCATGATTTTCCAAATTGTGCCGTTTGACTGGACATGATCCGTTCCTTTGAGCCTCGGTCCTTCTCACCCGGCAGAACGGCATGGCATCCTGGAACCCGAGGGGAGTACTGAATGAATGTTTATTTCCTTCCCTGAACCTGGCACTGAGCCCCTGGtctgctgtgcagcatggccacgTGGAGCCCCAAGTCCCAGCCCTAGACTGACCCTCTGCCCTCAAAACCAGGGCTCCAGGGCAGTGATGGGATGAACCCGAGGGGCAGTCCCTGGGGGCTAGAATTGCGAGCCTGTGGGTGGGGGTCTGTGGCGGAAGGGGGAGCCCCAGGCAGGCAcctttagcacagggaactccctCCTAGCAGCATGCGAATTCCAGCTCTGCACATGTCAACCATCATAGGCTGCAACCTTGGACTCCTGCATCCCCTCTACCCTGTGCCAGGGATGAGGGCATCCTCTCGGGCCAGAGAAGCCATTTTCTACCTCCACATGGAGTGCGAGGGCCATAAGCTGAGGGCCATGAGCTGGGACCGAGGAGAACAAACCAGGActggcagggaggaagggagtcGGCCCGCAATTCAGAAGCGTTCCACCAGGGGGAACCAAACACACGGAGAAACACCCGCCTGGCTTCCTTTGGCAAACATGGGCCCGGGCCCTTCCCAAAGCTCCAGTTCAGGGTGAGGCCAGCTCCCTGAGGACCCTTTAGATCTTGAAGGTGGGAactccagggggaaaaaaaaaaaaaaaaaaaaccgaggATCAGGTGCCACTGCTGGCTGGCTTTAAGTGAGAGATAGAACTCCTCCAGGAGAAGGACTTGGGAGAGGGGATGCTGCAGGGTTTGCAGTGGACTTGGCAGGTAAGAGACACGGGTACCAGCGGCCCTGCCAGCTCAGAGCAGCCGCTGGTATTTCTTCCTGAGGAGACAAGCTACCCTTATGCTGCTTTGGTCTTGGTCAGGGTGGGTGGGAGTCCCTGTAAGTGTGAAAGAAACAGGACAAGTGGCTGCATGTACCACTTGAAGGTCCCAGGGCTGAGGGGGGCCATATGGGGTCAGAACCTTGATAGGAATAACATCAGCTTCACAGGTCCTCACCTCCTGCTTCTCAGCCCCCATCCCTCCAACCCTGGCAGCCCCTCGAGTCTCACCTGTTTATATCTGGATGCCGGCAGTGAGGGCCTCACCAGCGTTTACCAATTACTCTGCTTTCACCAGCCTTCGCCCCCTACCGATGGAAAAAGATGGGAGGATTTGTCACCTTTGGGAGAATCCTGAGACCCTCTGATACCACCATGATACgacctcttcctttctctccggAAGCAGATGGCATCGACAAACTGCCTCTTTCTATTGTTCTTGGCAAGATATATTAAAACCTGTGTGCCCTTTTCCCAGAAAAGAGACTAGACTTCCAGTAAggagagaatctttttttttttaattaattaatttatttatttttggctgtgttgggtcttcgttgctgtgcgtgggctttctctagttggggcgagcgggggctactctttgttgcggtgcgtgggcttctcattgccgtggcttctctagttgtggagcacgggctctaggctcgcaggcttcagtagttgtggcacgtgggctcagtagttgtggctcgtgggctgtagagcgcaggctcagtagttgtggcatgcgggcttagttgctctgtggcatgtgggatcttcccagaccggggcacgaacccgcgtcccctgcatcggcaggcggactctcaaccactgcgccaccagggaagctcggcaggtggattcttttttttttttttttttttttttctttttgcggtatgtgggcctctcactgttgtggcctctcccgttgcggagcacaggctccggatgcgcaggcccagcggccatggctcacgggcccagccgctccgcggcatatgggatcctcccagaccggggcacgaacccgtatcccctgcatcggcaggcggactcttaaccactgcgccaccagggaggccctgcaggcggattcttaaccactgtgccaccagggaagtcccaggagagaATCTTTTGCTTGGAGGTTGTAGAGGCTTTCAAGGTTTCCATTGGAGAATAATGAGATGCTTGCCCTCAGTGGGGTGAATTAGGTGAGAGAGCTATGGTTGGGTGGTGTCACTACTGAACCTGCCATAAATAATGGCCACGGGGGGCCACCATTTCTAAGGAAAGTTGTGAGAGGGATCTGAATGCCTTCCCCCCTCACAACAGCTGCCACCATGCCAGTTGTGGGCAGCAAACATACCTGGCTGTGTCTGTCCCAGGGGCTGGTGAGCCAGACCAACTCGGGGGCTCaggatatttaaagaaatactgtCTTCCACAGAGGGGGTAATATCTGAATATGCTTGGCATTTTCTTGGTTAGAGACTAAAGaagcatttagaaaacaaaaccattttttaaaatgaactctTCTGTGTTACTTGGTGCCCAGAAATCTTTGCCTTACTACAATCAAAGGAATCTAAGCAAGGTGacctgggagaggagagaagagatacCGGGTACCATTACTACATCCAAACTGGGGCCCACCACCAGCATGATGATGTCCACCAGTGGAAACGTGATGGGGTTTACAGGTGGAGGACAAAGTTTGCAAACAGGCACGTGTAGCATCAAAGCACACAATCAACAGAgcaaaaggcaacctatggaatgggagagaatatttgcaaatcctaCATcagacaaagggttaatatccagtaTAAAGAACGAACTCCTACAgcttaacaacaaaaaacaaacaacccaattataaatataggcaaaggacttgaatagacatttctcctaaaagtatatacaaatggccaacaaacacatggaaagatgctccacGTCtgtaatcattagggaaatgcaaactgaaaccatgatgagatacccATTGTGGATGGctgctatcaaaaaaaaaaaaacaaaagaccagaaacaaaaaactcagaaaataacAGGCGttgacaaagatatggagagattggaacccttgtacactgttagaGGAAACgaaaaatcctgcctttttctgAACATACGTCTCATGAGGAAGCCTGTAACTTAGCTGCACCTGCACCAGCGCAGAAGGCTGACTGCCTcacctttttcttatttccagtcccctttccccacctccccacacctcagaccaccctgcttctttatcccataaataccTCGAGGCCCTTGCCTTCAAGGAGGTGGAGCTTAGATCAGTTCTCCAGTCTCCCGGCCTCGTGAATAAACCCTTTCTCTGGTGCAAACCTCAGCGTTTGGCTCGCTGCACGTCCGGCAAACAAACCTGGCTTGGTGACAACATGAGGTACATACAGTGGTCAAactcatacagacagaaagtagaacggtTGTTActagggctgggggcagggggaaatgGGAGGTGGTGTTTATGGGTATAGGGTTTTAGTTTTCCAAGATGAAAGAGTCTGGAGGTTGGTTGCACAACCGTGTGAATGgatttaacactactgaactgtatatttacaaatgtttGAGATGGTCAATTttgttttaccacaattaaaaaaaaaattttttttaaagaggtaggTCGGGcttgccctggtggcacagttgttgagagtccgcctgccgatgcaggggacacgggttcgtgccccggtctgggaagatcccacatgccgcggagcggctgggcccgtgagccatggccgctgagcctgcgcgtccggagcctgtgctccgcaatgggagaggccacaacaatgagaggcctgcgtaccgcaaaaaaaaaaaaaaaaaaaaaaaaaattagcagtcTCAAAGCTGATGGAGAAGTCTGATTTCCCTTGGAGTTCTGTTAAAAGCCCATTCCTAGAGCACAGTCAATATTTTTTCCAAGTTAGAAGCTACCTGAAAAATCTCCATTCCGAGGTGTTATGGCTATTTGATTTGACTCACAGCTGGGGgtagtggggggagggaaggtggtATCCCTAGGGCATTACCGAAAACAATAGCAATCTTCTAATAATATCTCAGCTGCCTAAGGTTGTGATTTTGGTTGGAGCAAACAGCAGCCtggccaacaacaacaaaagttttaaagtaaGCCCTGGAAAACTAGAAAACCACAGGGAACTTTGAAAACTCCACCATATTCCTAGGGATCTAGAAGGCTGTGCACATGCACATGGTTAGGAAAGGCCTTTGGGAAAAGGCTGCAGGCACTCACCTCTGACTGACCTTTAGGCCCTGTGTACTCAGGAAGTGAAAGCTAAGTCTGTTCTGTTAACTGCCTGAAGTTTGAATGTGTGTCTTCAGACACAGATCTCCTTGTCGAAGGGTAGGAGACATATAAGCAAGGCATTTAGCGAAATCTTTAGACCGATCATTGGCTTACCACTAAATTATACTGAACCAGGAGTGAACCCTAGGAAACCAGACTTTAAAATACGAAGTTAAAAAAAGAGGGGGTGGTGGTGCATAACAGAGAACTCAAGTGCTATACACTTCAGGGAATACAGAATCTATAGAATTAATTGAGGAAAGTCACTAACAAGCAGCAACtagaaaaacaataacaaaaaaacagcaacaacaacaaatctgAGGAGAAAGAATCTGATTTCAAGTTGTTACAATATATTATTCCAAATATctaatttttgacaaaaatttacaagacatgcaaagaaacagaaaaagatgcCACGTAATAGTAAACAGCCAGCAGAAAATATCCCTGAGGGGGCACAAGTGTTTAATTTagtagacaaagactttaaaccAGCTACTACAAATATGTTTAAAGACCTAAAGAATACCATGCCTAAAGAATTAAAGTATGACAACAATGTctcaccaaatagagaatatcaacaacaacaacaaaaacagaaattacaaaaaagaatcaaatagaaattctggagttaaAAAGCATAgttactgaaatgaaaagtttGCTAAAGGGTCTCAATAGCAAATCTGGGCTgtaagaagaaagaatcagcaactTGAAGGTAGgttaatagaaattatccaatctaaggaataaaaatgaacagagcctcagagacctaTAGGATATCATTAAGCATACTAACACACACATAAGAggagtcctagaaggagaagagaaaaatgaagaaaaaaaggaatatttttaaacataatgaCTAAaatcttcccaaatttgatgaaaagaatTAGTTTTGTTGTACTATGTCTAGGTGtggttgattttttgttttgggggttttgttttctccttaGATATGAACTTTTTTCAATTTGAGGTCTCTTCTGGAAATTCttggtcatttttttcttcaaatatttcatccctctccatttttttcttcttatgaaaTTTCAATTATTAccttagattttctattttttacttcAATCCTCTGTATCTTAGCTTATTCTTGATATCTTTCTGATGCCTTCTGGGAGAGTTGCTAAAAATGGTCTTCCACCTACTAATTGTTCTTTGTCTATATGCATCTACTCTTCAATGCATCCATTAAGTACTTCACTCAGTTTTCATATCCAGTATGTCCTTTGAATTCGTTCatcttttatgcttgcttccagcTTCATGTTTCTGAtatcttccctcctctctctgaggatatttgttatgtttattttaaatgcttattcCTTTAATCCATTCGTTCTGTTTCCCTTGGTACAGGGAAACAGG
Above is a genomic segment from Mesoplodon densirostris isolate mMesDen1 chromosome 18, mMesDen1 primary haplotype, whole genome shotgun sequence containing:
- the MFSD6L gene encoding major facilitator superfamily domain-containing protein 6-like produces the protein MSANPQWDISRALGVARFFHLVCGVRDACVTPFLTLYLRQLGLAAPWVGILMGTKHLIAAFWAPFCAFLAKSYQKRRVLLIGSLLGSVGASLLMVLVPPLDRDPGYRSCNGSHGVTATVPPPGVALTVNVTSAPEPAPNYPAPSLPAERSTGVAPADGFREGPGESGQEPSSRLPSSFVGSIQGTRTTSRVVLHPITSRVKDTPQEGAFRVVSPALPLLAGGTALASPANQSAAKGMAGALDLSLEGLRWTFILSLGSMVFWELLTSPLEQVADDSLYEYLDFVDATDRYRSLWIWRLLGMSAGVCGISALVGQLDCFLMTNSPRGVVHFYGYSLVSTLALLVSIAFPVPVCRRWEPSYKMVKALSVVSGDPRLITLALTVFLIGSATSSVQNFLFWHMKDHDSTELVMGFSVALGLLAEILLHPLKTPLLRKLSRVGTVGLGLGCLAGQLLYFSFLWSWWSVLPAQILSAISHGALWWAVGASIEHLATPGTERPLSAMFRGHFYGVGASLGSFVGGFVVMRFSLAVLYQSCCVVLLLWLALFLSIQPRLPQERKINYSKLLAVEASDTSDSEQGTERDWLVKAMRDEHSDWRG